The DNA sequence GGTTCAAAACGGCGCCGTGTGTGCGGACCGCCCTCCTCCCCAGCCCATCACCAAGCTCATCACTAACAACAACCGTGTCATCTTCAGCAGCGGCTACGGCCCAACTTGGCGTCTCCTCCGCCGTAACCTCATGTCCGAGGTTTTAAACCCTTCTCGGCTCAAGTCCTACGCTTCTTCCCGAAAATGGGCTTTAGATATCCTCACCAACCGGCTCGATCAGTCCGTATCATCAAACGGACCTGTCGTCGAAGTTTTAGAACACTTCCGGATCTCCATTACTTCTTTGTTCGTGTATATGACTTTTGGTGTGAAGGTGGAGGATGAGGCGAAGATGAAAGAAATCATCGATGTTCAGCGTCGCTTTATCTTTGGTTTGGTAAGAGGTTTTCAGACCCTAAACTTGGGACCCAGGTGGTTGAACAAGATTTTGTTCCGTAAGGGCTGGAATCAGTTCTACGAAATTCGAAAGCAACAAAAGGACATCCTGCTCCCTTTCATAAAGGCACGAAAGAAGGTGATGGTCgatctttgcttttgttttACTTGTTTAGTTACTGCGCTACAATACATGAAGTAGACCACTTTGGTCTCTTCTCTCTAGCACCTTAAGTAGACCTATTAATAAACTGGATTTTGATCTAGACCCAATCTAGATCTGTAGTTATTGAATGagtttggattgaaaatttaATTCATTGATCCGGGAATGGTCCGGATTCGCTAATCCATCTATCTAACGGATCAAACACAGATTTAAGTTGATTTGATCATTTAATAATCTGGTccatttttataattattaaaaaaaaattataagcaCAATATCTTACTTACTTTAGTGTATTATTCTAAGGAGTATTTTagttatttaattttaatttaacaTTCGGTGATactcttcattttgttttgatgTTTTATTGAAGTTTATCATGATAATAaaaaagggtggttctagtttgacatccaaatttgctatttggatcTTCCATACTTAGtatacctctaatttactttttagaatacttgaaaagctaagtagacctccttatttttaccaaaagacccttgaacatgagatataacaatctgttactctactttttatctctatcttcaaccatgagaagaaaaatgaatcaaaataacatgatattgctctctaATGAAtaggtctctcctccaccaaaattaatcagagattctcgatcttgatatgttgctggaatccttttgaatttggtaaaagaaggattttaagggttttGGTTTGGAAGATCAAGTAAtaattatatcataatattcaatgaatttagtttaaggaattccaaatcagattgttttaaatttatttttgtattaaatgatgggccatatatataaattattatttttatttaattattttaggtaaattataaaactatatggtaatataaggaaatttctgaagaaataaaaaaataatttaattgaatgttatatttagggaggtaagaagagtagtttttttttttttttttcatttttctctcttagTCCTTATtcgtcttttcatatgacttgacaaaatctattaataaatgaaaaatatggaggtccaactagaatcaccctaaaaaaaattaatattattatttgaattttaaGAATATTCATTATAATAAATGGATCAGACTAGTGGACCGGATATCTACTAATCCCCGAATACAGATTCTGATTGAGGTATTAATGATTTGCAGGATTATAGGATCAGATCAGGTTAAATTTTGTTGTTACTAAATGGATTCATATTTAAAACCACATTTGCAGGTCTAATCTAAAACCTAATTGTGAATTCGTAGATTAACCATAACTCTAGCTCACTTTCATTTAATGGATACAatattcaattgatttttttgttgttgttgtagaaATGTTATTTAACGAGTGATATATGCATGAAATTAAGGTTCAAACTTTAAAACAGTGAATATGAATTTGTCAAATTTTGCACATAATCTCTCTACTTCAAAGCTAGTACATATCCTTTGTTTTACAGATCGTCTCTTTCACTTGTGTCAATTGTTTATAAAACATTTATCAATAGAAATTATGATTCGAAGTGCATATGTTGTAGTGATAATAAGCATAATAGAGTGCATAAAATAACTATTTGACTAGGTACCCGGCGAAGTTTACAAGTTTTATTGACCAAAGTTTACAAGTTTTGTGTACTTGGAAAATTTTGTCTAAAGACGTCCATTTCACTAAGTCGACTATCAATTCTTCTTAAACAGGTTAAACAAGAAAGAGTAGATGAGAACAACGATGACTTCATGATAGCTTATGTTGATACATTAATGGATTTAGAAGACCCTCTCGAGAACAGAGCATTCAATGAAGGAGAACTAGTGGATCAATGCTCCGAGGTCTTGAACTCCGGCACGGACACCATGTCAGTAACATTGCAGTGGACGATGGCGAATGTAGTGAAATATCCACGTGTTCAGAATAGGCTTGTTGAAGAGATTACAGAGGTTGTGGGGGTTGGAAACGAAGAAATGAAACAGGAGGATCTTCAGAAGATGCACTATTTGAAAGCAGTGGTGATGGAGGCTCTGAGGCTTCACCCACCAGGCCACTTTGTGGTTCCACACTCGCTTACAGAGGACATTGTTCTGGATGGACGTTATATGCTGCCAAAGAACTGTACTGTGAATTTCATGGTTGCCGAAATGGGTCGGGACCCGAGTGTTTGGGACGAGCCCACGGAGTTTAAGCCTGAGAGGTTTCTGAGTGATGGAGATAATGTACAGTGTGATATAACAGGGAGTAAAGAGATTAAGATGATACCTTTTGGGGCTGGGAGGAGAATATGTCCGGGGTGGGGTTTGTCCATGCTTCTTCTGGAGTATTTGGTGGCAAATTTGATTTGGAAGTACGAGTGGAAAGCTGTGA is a window from the Rosa chinensis cultivar Old Blush chromosome 2, RchiOBHm-V2, whole genome shotgun sequence genome containing:
- the LOC112188510 gene encoding cytochrome P450 89A2 produces the protein MWFLLFILSLLFTLLFKSLLFSSKPSTKLDGTILPPGPTSIPIIGNFIWLYKLASGIEPILVDLHAKYGPVVSLPIPFSPHPAIFINDHSLAHQTLVQNGAVCADRPPPQPITKLITNNNRVIFSSGYGPTWRLLRRNLMSEVLNPSRLKSYASSRKWALDILTNRLDQSVSSNGPVVEVLEHFRISITSLFVYMTFGVKVEDEAKMKEIIDVQRRFIFGLVRGFQTLNLGPRWLNKILFRKGWNQFYEIRKQQKDILLPFIKARKKVKQERVDENNDDFMIAYVDTLMDLEDPLENRAFNEGELVDQCSEVLNSGTDTMSVTLQWTMANVVKYPRVQNRLVEEITEVVGVGNEEMKQEDLQKMHYLKAVVMEALRLHPPGHFVVPHSLTEDIVLDGRYMLPKNCTVNFMVAEMGRDPSVWDEPTEFKPERFLSDGDNVQCDITGSKEIKMIPFGAGRRICPGWGLSMLLLEYLVANLIWKYEWKAVNEVGVDLTEKQEATWVMKNPLQAHISPRLNK